Genomic window (Tachysurus fulvidraco isolate hzauxx_2018 chromosome 20, HZAU_PFXX_2.0, whole genome shotgun sequence):
GTCCTTTACCTAGAAAGCAGCATGAAATTGTAACCTTAAACATTACCAGTCatctaaataaatacacacctgaAAACCTTCTTTTTTCTCACCCAGATAAACAAACAGGCTTAAAAATAGGATGCTAAAGATGCTAATCTGCTCAAGTGTACACATTTCGCACCTTTCCTATGTAACTGTTACCTCAAATTGTTCATGTAAGCAATTATGCTACTTACTTGGTGCTAAAGCTTCACTATATCCAAATTTCCAGGTGAAAGACCCTTGTTAGAGGTACAAAAGGAAACTTTTCTGAAAGTgtcatgaaaaataatggtGAAATCTCATAATTCATATAGTGTATCTGTGAAGTTTACAGTAATTAGCACAGGTGATAAATATAAGTTAGCAACAAGGTTCATTTTAGTACACGTTTTCTGTCATGTAGGTAAAAGGTGTGTAGTAAAGGTACAAAAAATCTCCACTTGAGGCACCTTGAGCTTCTTCAGAAATTTTAGAAACCCTAGAGTGTAGTATTTGGATGACATGAATGGAGGATGATGTTTTACGTGGCGGTCACAACgctttgtgtgtatttgaatggtgtgtgtgtgtgtgtgtattttaaaggCATCTCACAGTGCTGAGattctgctgtgtttgtgcacagGAGCTGGAGTTGGTTGAGGATGTGTGGCGAGGGGAAGCCCAAGACTTGTTGTCTCAGATTGCCCAGCTGCAAGAGGAAAACAAGACCCTCCTTAACAACCTGTCAGTCAAGGACTACCCAATGACAGAGGAGGATGTTCAGAGACAGGAAGGTAATTTACATGAGCTTCCTAGAGCGACTCTGCATCTGCATCTGTGTTTTGAATAGAGTGACTCTCTCAGATCCAGAATCTCAATATGCAGGGAGGCCACAGAGGGAAGGAAGTTTATGAACACGTGGGTCCTGAGTCCCTGGCTCCGATACTGGTTTAATTCCTCATTTACacttttcccacacacacatacaagcacgcAAAAAACACTCATGGTAAATACTTATAGCCGCAGACACACTCGTTCTCTTTCAGCTCTTCAGAGATAGACAAAAGACCTTCGGCCAGGCCACACAAAGGAGTCCTTCTGTGTGTAACTGAAGGGAAGCCAAGATGCATATACTGCAATAGCAGGCCAGCTTGGGGGACACACAGAGATTCCTCAGTGCTCATTACAGTCACACGTGCCTCGTTACAGAGCTCCGTCATCCTCCGTCCAATGATCTGTAGGGATCATTTTACATGTTGTGCTTAATTTTGTATATTAAGAACACTATATTTAATAACATTCCACCAGGGACAGAACAGTAATGCAGTACATTAGTATGGAaggtaaaaataatttttagcCTATATGATACATGATATAGAATGTTTTAAATTTGTTACGCCGAAAATTACGGTGCTTTTACATTACaaatttttttcttgcttaGTTTTGGACTAAACTGCTAGCGTGAAAGCCTCTTTAAAGTCCAATCACTTATCCAGTACATGCAGGGAGAGTTATGTTTTGACCAAGTGAGTTATATTTGTCGGTGgctgactttgtgtgtgtgtgtgtgtgtgtgtgtgtgtgtgtgtgtttaaatgcatCAGAGGTCCACTAAAGCAAATCTATTTTAAGTCCACCAGCATTTGATTTTGAAGAGGAACTTACATGGCTCGTAGTATCATGTCTCTGAATGGAACATATTGCCAGTTTTCTGTAAAATCTACAGAAAAGTACAAAAGATACAAGCAAACAGCAGACCAAATACATGtcgaagaaaagaaaaaaaaagaatataacgAGATAAGCATTTTGACTATGCAAAACTATTGAAATGTATTTCCCATCTGGCTCACATGTTTGTCCAGACTGAGGAGAATTCGATTCAAGAACCAGTGCATCAGCACTCATTCTGGGATTTCATCTCCCAACCTTCAGGCCAATAGTATCAAAGATTTAGCTATATCTAATATACGTTTCTCTCTGGGTTGCCAGGTATGTCAGAAAGGGAAAGGCAAGTGATGAAAAAGTTAAAGGAGGTGGTGGATAAACAGAGGGACGAGATTCGAGCCAGGGATCGAGAGCTAACACTGAAGAACGAAGACATTGAAGCAGTAAGAGAGCACTTTTACATTTCACTTCACACCAGTGCACAACAACATACTGCATTCCCTCAGCATGTCTCATCTCTGGTGAATGGGAGGGATAGAAATATTTTCTACCTATCAGTCAGCATTTCTGTTATGAAATCATCTGGGTTGAATGATAGAGCACAGGATTGTAGTTTTTTAAAGTCTAGTGACTTCTCTTAGTATTTAAGCTCCAGAGTCATTAGAGTCATTAATCCACATATATTATACCTTCATCAAAACACCTGAACACCATGGATGTCTAATTCATGATAATCCATTGATATCCATAGAGAGGCTCGTGTTTCTCTACAGTCTTTCCTAGATCTGTGTATATTTTTCTCAGGACTGTTGGTGTATGTGTTCTTGgtttcacacatttacattatgtttaCAAGATGACACagatttccttttttgttcccTGAAAGAGCCTTATTTCCACTTTAATGATCGGAGTCCCTCCTGCCTCACCCGTGTGTCTTccagctgcagcagcagcagaaccgGCTGATGAAGATCAACCACGATCTGAGGCATAAGATCACAGTGGTGGAGGCGCAGGGCAAGGCTCTGATCGAGCAGAAGGTGGAGCTCGAGGCATTCGCCCAGGCCAGGCAGCAGGAGCTGGTGAGCCTGAGACAAGAGGTGGCAAGACTCAGAGAGCGTCTTCAGGGAGAGAAGAAAAGCCCCGAAACCGAGGAGCCTCCTGCTCCACCATCACCTGCACAagtacgttaaaaaaaaaaaaaaatctttttcctttttcgTTGGAGTTTCAGAAGTTGCTGTTTCAAGTTTCAAGATTCCCAGATACTGTTTCAACTGAGCCCCGAGTATTAAGTCCAAGTGATTGGATCGGTTATGATCTTACGTGAATTATTTCTAGACACAGGATGGAGTTTATGCAGTAAccttatttaaaacacaaataaattgcaTAGATGGTTATATCTTCATAAGAGTTTTAGTTTTATATCATTTACTTGTTCTTTTTGTATATTAATGATTTACATATAGAaggaaatgaaacaaatgacCCTTTTTTCCTAAAGTTGTACTAAGTTCATGTTGCTGTAAATGTGATGTCGTACATCAGGACTGTTCACATGTACGTGACTGTAGTGAATCAGACAGTCGGTGTGTCATGGGCGAGATGAGGCTGAGCTGGAGGATAAATATAGCTGTGGTTTGGCCAGCAAGCTAGAAAAACTTGACCTAGGGACATTTAAAGGCACAGTTCAGTGCTGCGCAGCATGATGTCAGGATACAGTGGAAGCTGTGTTAGGATTGTGTGATAGAACCGTGCATTTAACAACGAAGGAATAATAGTGTTATAAGCAGAGAATTCAGGTATCGAGGTCATCACAGGTGAAACATTTACTCTACAATTCTTTAGTTGTAACTCTTCATAACTGTTTAATTAACACCCTTGTCTTGGGTCAGAATTTATTTTCCGAGCTCAAGCAATCGTGCGATCTTCCGACATCCCTGGCTACACGTAACCGCCCCTTGCTTCCAGACGATGAAGAGGCGGAGGTgcaggatgaggaggaggaggaagaggctGTGTTGTTATGGGTAAACATTTAGCTCGCCAGGGCTGCACGGTTTGAGACTAATTCGTATCGAATACCTGCAGTGAATACCAGTGCTGGTGCTGTTTAATACAAACATTATCTAATGTGTTGCGTGAAGAAAGTGTTCTGGTGTTCAGGTTGTGCTGTTTTACGTCGGGCATGATTTAAATCGtcagcatgagtgtgtgttggcAAAGAGAGTAAGTGTTTTGAGAGAACAAGAGAAGACTCTTACAGTCTATACGGTAAATGTGTGGCATGAACATGAATTATTTCAATACCATCAGATTATGGATCGTGATGGTGTTTTATATCTACTAATCAGACTAATAAGTGCATCTTTGTGGAACGACTGCTGACAAGGCAGACTGTGCTTCTCCCGACCTTTATACTTTCCATTCTTCTCGTTCCACAGGAGGCCTTGTCAGAGGAAGAAGCGGCTTTCGATCCCAAAGATCCGAACCGACCGCGTTTCACTCTGCAAGAGCTGCGAGACGTCCTGCACGAGAGGAATGAGCTGAAGGCCAAAGTGTTCATGCTGCAAGAGGAAATTGCCTATTACAAAAGGTCAGCCGTTTTGCCTCGTAATTGGTCTATTAAATATTCACGAACAGACAGGTTTcacttcttcatcatcatcaaggtGACTTGAAGTGAAATATAAGTTCTTATCGCATCAGATTTGGCCCAGTTCTATTAGAATATTCAACAAAACgcactaataataaacaaatactaAATGATCTCAAAATAACACACCAACTTTATTGTAACCTATAGAACAATTTTAACAAGCAAAGGAAAAAGAATGGCagaatttttatccatttatagttactgCCCTTCCTACACCAGCCTATTTTTGTCCCTCTCGAAGATAATTGAGAAActgcaaaacataaaaaaaacccttcagctctgactgttacaaaacCCTGCTTCACTTAGACAAGTGACCTTGATTATGTTACCGTGGAAACCGCAATGTGATTTGAACCACAGCAGctccgaccaatcagaacggaAATGCTGATTCATTCAGAAATAAATAGGGTGTTGGATTTTAATGCATcgatgtactttttttttttttttcctccagtgaCGAGCAGGAAGATGATGCACACCCGCCTACTCCGGACCCATCGCCTACACTCAGGCCTCGCTCCCGAACCAGCGTCCAGCCAGAGTCTGGCATAAAGCGCTTGTGCGTACTGCAAAGTTCCTCCTCCTTCTACTTCGGCttgattctctgtctctctcacacagacacacacatactgtatatatactgtacactcacagGGAACCGTATTCCCAGAGCAGCTCATATTCCACTTTACAAACCCCACATTGCTACTTATAAGCACATGCGGTCAATAATGCAGACCAAACGGTATTAAACATCCGTCACTGAAGTCTAAATTCAATGCCGTTTGGACGTGCTGTTTCAGCATTCCATGTCTTTTTGCACCCTTGTGGCATGATCATTATTGATCCTGGTGTCAGTACATGCACGAGTCGCGTCTACTATTTACCCCAGACAGAgagggtcttttttttttttgttcacaataTATCGCTTGAGCGATATTGTGGTGTCTGTTCCCTCATTTGCTCAACTCTCCGTGTCTGTGCCTTTCTGCAACAGGATCTTCACAGCCATTATGCCGATGGTGGCGGCTGGCTTGATTGCAGATGACCCCACTTTACAGCCAATCAGACGACTTGTTTCTCTTGTACGGCCCTTTTTCATTGTTGACCTTTGTGTTATGATTTTAACTCCTTACCGTAGCCCTGCatgattattttttccccactgcATGCCCTTcctaccttccttccttcttttcctcCCTCCTGACCACTCATTGAAGGTGTTTGTAACACTAAGActattctgattggctgattgtgGGGTTGTGCTGTCTGGAGTTTGTTAGCAGGAAGGTCGTCAGAATCAGCCagtcagaataataataataataataataataaaaaaaaaaaacacagcacttCCTCTTCGCCTGGTCCAGCTCATATGCTAACGCTTGTGACTTAACCATGACCCACTGCCTCACTAAGGATTTTAAAAACCCTAACAATGATTAGCCCAGcactttttctgtgtgtttcctgGTGTGACTCACTATCACATGGATGGCTGAAATGTTTGTGTGAAGTGCTCACTTGATCTAGGGGAAGTCACTGGGTGATTCCAATGATTGGGGATGTCACATTTAGACAACATTCAATCTACAAAAGCATAGATTTTGTGTAGTGGagtgaacttttttttagaatagAAATAGCAAATATACAAACAGTAGTTGACTAGATGGCCATCTCATGACATGAGGACATTTTTCTAGATActcatttgtgttttattcctttcaaCCTGTAATCTTGATCACAGGGTCGTATTTTCCAAACGATCTTGCCAGTCGTTTACTTCCTGTCGCCGAAGTGAACGTGATTACGTAATATAAACgtataattatacatataagGAACTAAAACGTATAAAGTAACGCCATGAAAGACGTCTCATGCGACGTTCAACGGATTCTTGCTTTTTCGGTATCTGAAACACGCAGGTTGTAGTACAGGACACTTCATTTTTCACCCgagtttaaaatgtcttttaccTTCGTACGTGTGCGTATTTGTGAAAGGAAAATCAGCGGGACACAAACGGCACCCCAATCATGATGGACCCTCGCGCTTACCCTGGAAGAAATGAAATGGCGTGACCAAATAGCTGATAAAAACACACTCAAtttggaccacacacacatatatatatgtggacacctgaacacTACCGTCCCCAATTCAAAACCATGGTCAATAGTATGCAGTTGGTCCCCCTTGGTTGTTATATtgaacttttttcctctttttggaAAGTTTTGTGCTAAATTTTGGACGTAGGGATTTGTACTTAAACAGTGATGTCAGGTTTTATCCATCTAAATTTATTCCACTTCATGTTCcatggggttgaggtcagaatCTCCATGCAGGACACCAGACTTCCTCCAACTCGGACATGAGCAAACCATCTTCATGGAGCTTTGTCGTGCTGGAACGTGATTTGGCCTCTTAGTCCCAGAGAAGAAAAATCTCAATCCTGCTTCCAATTTTGTGGCAGAGTTTAGATTTTGAACTTGAATATAGAACACAGCATTTTGGGAGCTCAATGGTTAAAGCTTCTGGGCTGTCGACTGGAAAGTTGAGTTCAAACCTCAGtagataa
Coding sequences:
- the rilpl1 gene encoding RILP-like protein 1 isoform X3, with protein sequence MEGFGSALEKNVADLTVMDVYDIAAVVGQEFERIIDQYGCEALARLMPKVVRVLEILEVMVSRNSISPETEELRLELDKLRLERLDRLEKEKKHKKELELVEDVWRGEAQDLLSQIAQLQEENKTLLNNLSVKDYPMTEEDVQRQEGMSERERQVMKKLKEVVDKQRDEIRARDRELTLKNEDIEALQQQQNRLMKINHDLRHKITVVEAQGKALIEQKVELEAFAQARQQELVSLRQEVARLRERLQGEKKSPETEEPPAPPSPAQEALSEEEAAFDPKDPNRPRFTLQELRDVLHERNELKAKVFMLQEEIAYYKSDEQEDDAHPPTPDPSPTLRPRSRTSVQPESGIKRLFSFFSRDKRRSSNRGVAQYDDSFSTWSRKDDVYTEQAQEALQHM
- the rilpl1 gene encoding RILP-like protein 1 isoform X1, whose translation is MEGFGSALEKNVADLTVMDVYDIAAVVGQEFERIIDQYGCEALARLMPKVVRVLEILEVMVSRNSISPETEELRLELDKLRLERLDRLEKEKKHKKELELVEDVWRGEAQDLLSQIAQLQEENKTLLNNLSVKDYPMTEEDVQRQEGMSERERQVMKKLKEVVDKQRDEIRARDRELTLKNEDIEALQQQQNRLMKINHDLRHKITVVEAQGKALIEQKVELEAFAQARQQELVSLRQEVARLRERLQGEKKSPETEEPPAPPSPAQNLFSELKQSCDLPTSLATRNRPLLPDDEEAEVQDEEEEEEAVLLWEALSEEEAAFDPKDPNRPRFTLQELRDVLHERNELKAKVFMLQEEIAYYKSDEQEDDAHPPTPDPSPTLRPRSRTSVQPESGIKRLFSFFSRDKRRSSNRGVAQYDDSFSTWSRKDDVYTEQAQEALQHM
- the rilpl1 gene encoding RILP-like protein 1 isoform X2, yielding MEGFGSALEKNVADLTVMDVYDIAAVVGQEFERIIDQYGCEALARLMPKVVRVLEILEVMVSRNSISPETEELRLELDKLRLERLDRLEKEKKHKKELELVEDVWRGEAQDLLSQIAQLQEENKTLLNNLSVKDYPMTEEDVQRQEGMSERERQVMKKLKEVVDKQRDEIRARDRELTLKNEDIEALQQQQNRLMKINHDLRHKITVVEAQGKALIEQKVELEAFAQARQQELVSLRQEVARLRERLQGEKKSPETEEPPAPPSPAQNLFSELKQSCDLPTSLATRNRPLLPDDEEAEVQDEEEEEEAVLLWEALSEEEAAFDPKDPNRPRFTLQELRDVLHERNELKAKVFMLQEEIAYYKSDEQEDDAHPPTPDPSPTLRPRSRTSVQPESGIKRLIFTAIMPMVAAGLIADDPTLQPIRRLVSLV